Proteins encoded by one window of Paenibacillus urinalis:
- a CDS encoding ABC transporter permease, giving the protein MKRVVRSVLPPVAAVILFLAVWQIAVPLFHIEKWILPSPVDITREAAAQAASLTEHTWATVQLTLLGFGIGAAIGLLTAMVLHLVPFMKTALYPLLILSQNIPTIALAPLLMIWFGFGLLPKIIVITLVCFFPIAVSAMDGLMQTDRAMLSYMRMAGASKGQIFRKLEVPHALPSIFSGLKIAATYSVMGAVIAEWIGTDKGIGYYMMLQKSAYRTDRVFVAMAIIVLLSLLLFAIIAMLERALVRYKTDDHRKSGS; this is encoded by the coding sequence ATGAAGCGTGTTGTAAGAAGTGTGCTGCCGCCTGTTGCGGCGGTCATCCTCTTTTTGGCGGTATGGCAAATAGCCGTGCCGCTTTTTCACATTGAGAAGTGGATTCTGCCAAGTCCTGTTGATATTACCCGTGAAGCAGCTGCACAAGCTGCAAGTCTTACTGAACATACTTGGGCGACTGTACAGCTTACTCTGCTCGGCTTCGGCATCGGCGCTGCGATCGGTCTTCTGACAGCCATGGTGCTGCATCTAGTTCCATTTATGAAAACGGCCCTGTATCCATTGCTCATTCTTAGCCAGAATATACCTACGATTGCACTCGCACCGCTTCTGATGATCTGGTTCGGATTCGGTCTGCTGCCCAAGATCATCGTTATTACACTGGTCTGCTTCTTTCCGATCGCAGTATCTGCTATGGACGGACTGATGCAAACGGACCGCGCGATGCTGAGCTACATGAGAATGGCCGGGGCCAGCAAGGGGCAAATCTTCCGCAAGCTGGAGGTGCCACACGCGCTCCCATCCATCTTCTCAGGTCTCAAGATCGCAGCAACCTACAGCGTCATGGGCGCAGTCATTGCCGAATGGATCGGGACAGACAAGGGCATCGGCTATTATATGATGCTGCAAAAATCGGCCTATCGGACAGATCGGGTATTCGTCGCCATGGCTATCATCGTTCTCTTGAGCCTGCTCCTCTTCGCCATCATCGCTATGCTGGAGAGAGCGCTCGTCCGCTATAAGACAGATGATCATAGAAAATCGGGTTCATAA
- a CDS encoding response regulator — MKKILIVDDEPRTREGIRKTLESWSSGQHEIETSASAVEALERLRINNAHLVITDIRMPEISGLDLIEQIHDSPVPPVVIIISGHAEFDYAQRALKYGVVEYLLKPIDKKKLVSAAELALQRYEDQNQVKKMKKLVDPKLMATTQEERKYSLPVQEAIDYLEQHLHEPVSLRDLSEVLHMNTSYLSALFKEQTGLTFSDYLTRKRLQRAKELLLNTRHSINEISEMVGYQTPKYFVKVFRTAENVSPGRYRQHMLEGSEEKIQ, encoded by the coding sequence ATGAAAAAGATACTTATCGTGGATGATGAGCCCAGAACGAGAGAAGGGATTCGCAAAACACTGGAATCCTGGTCTTCCGGACAGCATGAGATCGAGACTTCAGCCAGTGCGGTGGAAGCCCTCGAGCGACTAAGGATCAATAACGCGCATCTCGTTATTACGGATATTCGTATGCCTGAGATCAGCGGACTCGATCTGATTGAGCAGATTCACGACTCCCCCGTTCCACCCGTTGTCATTATCATCTCAGGTCATGCTGAATTTGACTATGCACAGCGAGCGCTGAAATATGGTGTGGTGGAATATTTGCTCAAGCCGATCGACAAGAAAAAGCTGGTTTCTGCTGCAGAGCTTGCTCTTCAGCGTTATGAGGATCAGAACCAGGTTAAGAAGATGAAGAAGCTCGTCGATCCGAAACTGATGGCTACCACGCAGGAAGAGCGCAAGTACAGCCTCCCTGTCCAGGAAGCGATCGATTATCTGGAGCAGCATTTGCATGAGCCTGTCTCCTTGCGAGATCTATCTGAGGTGCTCCACATGAACACAAGCTACCTGAGCGCCTTATTCAAGGAACAGACCGGGCTTACATTCAGTGATTATCTGACACGCAAGAGGCTTCAGCGGGCCAAGGAGCTGCTGCTAAATACCAGGCACTCTATCAATGAAATATCAGAGATGGTCGGATACCAGACTCCTAAATATTTTGTGAAAGTGTTTCGAACCGCCGAAAATGTAAGCCCAGGGAGATACAGACAGCACATGCTGGAGGGCTCAGAGGAAAAGATCCAATAA
- a CDS encoding carbohydrate ABC transporter permease: protein MMHTSAQIGGTVKSGSSILRKIGYALLYIILIGVAAFQLFPLLWLLLFSLKNNQEVFNLPPLSLPQNPKWENYAKVWNSGNIDVYFFNSVWITVAATVITVVLGSLVTFAITRMKWKGSSLVLGLFMVAMMIPVHSTLIPLFSMFNKVGLTDHPLSLVLSYVAFNMPITIMILLGFYYALPKEVEEAAIIDGCSVNRMFFRIVLPMTSSVIATTGIINMIYNWNEFIFVNTFISSDHYKTLTVGVQNFIGQYTTDWGAIGATLMISILPILVAYMFLSDRIVEGMAAGAVKG, encoded by the coding sequence ATGATGCACACATCTGCTCAGATCGGTGGTACCGTAAAGTCCGGGTCCAGCATACTGAGAAAAATCGGCTATGCGCTGCTGTACATTATTCTCATCGGCGTGGCCGCATTTCAGCTGTTCCCGCTGCTATGGCTGCTGCTCTTCTCGCTTAAAAATAATCAGGAGGTCTTCAACCTGCCTCCCCTATCCCTCCCGCAGAATCCGAAGTGGGAGAACTACGCAAAGGTATGGAATTCAGGTAATATTGATGTATACTTCTTCAACAGTGTATGGATAACGGTTGCGGCAACGGTCATCACCGTCGTGCTTGGAAGCCTGGTGACCTTCGCGATTACACGGATGAAATGGAAAGGCAGCTCTCTTGTGCTCGGCCTGTTCATGGTTGCCATGATGATTCCCGTTCACTCCACGCTGATTCCTTTGTTCAGCATGTTCAACAAGGTTGGTCTGACCGATCATCCGCTGTCACTCGTGCTCTCCTATGTTGCATTTAATATGCCGATTACCATCATGATTCTGTTAGGCTTCTACTATGCGCTGCCTAAGGAAGTGGAAGAGGCTGCGATCATTGACGGCTGCAGTGTGAACCGCATGTTCTTCCGCATTGTACTGCCAATGACAAGCTCGGTTATTGCAACGACAGGTATTATTAACATGATCTATAACTGGAATGAATTCATCTTCGTCAACACGTTTATCAGCTCAGATCATTACAAGACGCTTACGGTAGGCGTGCAGAATTTCATTGGACAATATACGACAGATTGGGGAGCCATCGGCGCAACGCTGATGATCAGCATTCTGCCCATCCTCGTAGCCTATATGTTCCTTAGCGACCGGATCGTGGAAGGTATGGCGGCAGGAGCAGTAAAAGGTTAA
- a CDS encoding ABC transporter substrate-binding protein, producing the protein MAVTLCCAIALAGCGNSESGGSAEGSDGGNKTTINFMHLWPEGVSAGQNKIVNQIIEDYQTENPDVTIKTEVLDNEQYKNKLKVLSASNELPDVGITWAAGFMTPYVEGGLFTPIDDLLGGELNGKFVEGTTEAFNIDGKTYGLPLEFNITPVFYNKAIFEQYGLETPQTYEELKAVISTLTENGVAPIALGNKDRWTGSLIYMFLAERFGGQEALASAINGEGSFTDEGLTKAAAEVQSLVDSNAFIKGFNGLSNEEAKSEFLNGNAAMYIMSTWELPNFTTNEEIPQEFRDSVGFFKFPEAEGGKGNVDSWVGGPGVGLFVSENSEVKDEAKMFVEYFVSQWGEQSVTGAGVIPATKVDTASLELPQLYIDLFNEMNKATSITLYADVQMQASAAETHLNQIQALFGKAVTPEVFAEEHDKAISGN; encoded by the coding sequence ATGGCTGTGACTCTCTGCTGTGCTATTGCACTTGCAGGCTGTGGAAACAGTGAATCCGGCGGTAGTGCAGAAGGATCCGATGGCGGCAATAAAACAACGATTAATTTCATGCACTTGTGGCCGGAGGGCGTGTCCGCCGGACAGAACAAGATCGTAAATCAAATCATAGAAGATTACCAGACAGAGAACCCGGATGTCACCATCAAGACAGAGGTTCTCGATAACGAGCAATACAAGAATAAGCTTAAGGTCCTCTCTGCTTCCAATGAATTACCCGATGTCGGTATTACGTGGGCAGCAGGCTTCATGACACCTTACGTTGAAGGCGGATTGTTTACCCCTATTGATGATCTGCTCGGCGGTGAGCTGAACGGCAAATTCGTAGAAGGAACGACCGAAGCCTTCAACATTGACGGCAAGACGTACGGACTTCCACTCGAGTTTAATATTACACCTGTGTTCTATAACAAAGCGATCTTTGAACAGTATGGACTCGAGACTCCGCAAACCTATGAAGAACTAAAGGCAGTCATTTCGACTCTTACCGAAAACGGAGTAGCTCCGATTGCGCTGGGGAATAAGGACCGCTGGACTGGGTCACTAATTTATATGTTCCTTGCTGAACGCTTCGGCGGACAAGAAGCACTCGCCAGCGCCATTAATGGAGAAGGCTCCTTCACAGATGAAGGCCTGACAAAAGCAGCGGCAGAAGTACAGTCCCTTGTAGACAGCAATGCATTTATCAAAGGCTTTAACGGGCTGTCCAATGAAGAAGCCAAATCGGAGTTCCTGAACGGCAATGCAGCCATGTACATCATGAGCACATGGGAGCTTCCTAACTTTACGACGAATGAAGAAATTCCACAGGAATTCCGCGACAGCGTTGGATTCTTCAAGTTTCCTGAAGCCGAAGGCGGTAAAGGAAATGTAGACAGCTGGGTTGGCGGCCCTGGGGTTGGACTCTTCGTATCGGAGAATTCCGAAGTCAAGGATGAAGCGAAGATGTTCGTTGAATACTTTGTATCCCAATGGGGCGAGCAATCCGTAACTGGAGCAGGTGTTATTCCTGCAACCAAGGTAGACACAGCATCACTAGAGCTTCCTCAGCTGTATATCGACCTGTTCAATGAAATGAACAAAGCAACCAGCATCACCTTGTATGCCGATGTGCAGATGCAGGCATCTGCCGCAGAGACGCATCTGAATCAAATCCAGGCATTGTTCGGCAAGGCCGTGACTCCTGAAGTATTCGCGGAAGAGCATGACAAAGCCATTTCCGGAAACTAA
- a CDS encoding TatD family hydrolase, whose amino-acid sequence MQQSEEDLAPVIDSHIHLDQYEDEKQPLRLSFAQHQVEAVIAVSTHLVSCQRTEKLAASSPSVIYPAYGYHPEQPVPSESELTALFEWMEEHLNHMIAVGEVGLPYYTRLEAEADGKSLKMQPYIHMLDKFIGFAKKHDKPIILHAVYEDADIAVELLESHRYAKAHFHWFKGAEHTVMRMAKNGYFISFTPDIVYEKEIQDLASIYPHDQIMAETDGPWPFEGPFAAQKTHPRMVKDVIRAWCDVTGIKLEAAFELFYNNTKRFYGI is encoded by the coding sequence ATGCAGCAGTCTGAAGAGGATTTAGCGCCTGTCATTGACTCGCATATTCACCTGGATCAGTATGAAGACGAGAAGCAGCCCTTGCGTCTGTCGTTCGCACAGCATCAAGTGGAGGCTGTAATTGCTGTATCCACCCATCTTGTCTCCTGCCAGAGAACAGAGAAATTAGCGGCCTCCTCTCCTTCAGTGATCTATCCTGCGTATGGATATCATCCGGAGCAGCCCGTCCCTTCTGAGTCGGAGCTAACAGCATTATTTGAGTGGATGGAAGAGCATCTGAACCACATGATCGCCGTAGGTGAAGTCGGCCTGCCCTACTACACGAGATTGGAAGCCGAAGCCGATGGTAAGTCTCTGAAGATGCAGCCCTACATCCATATGCTGGACAAGTTCATCGGGTTCGCCAAGAAGCACGATAAGCCCATCATTCTGCATGCCGTTTATGAGGACGCAGACATTGCTGTCGAGCTCTTGGAGTCTCATCGCTATGCCAAAGCGCATTTCCACTGGTTCAAGGGTGCAGAGCACACAGTCATGCGCATGGCAAAGAACGGATATTTCATCTCTTTTACACCCGACATCGTATATGAAAAAGAAATTCAGGATCTTGCCAGCATCTATCCCCACGATCAGATTATGGCAGAGACGGATGGCCCTTGGCCTTTTGAAGGCCCTTTTGCCGCGCAGAAGACGCATCCGCGAATGGTAAAGGACGTGATCCGCGCCTGGTGTGATGTTACAGGAATCAAGCTGGAAGCAGCATTTGAGTTATTCTATAACAATACCAAACGCTTCTACGGGATTTAA
- a CDS encoding sensor histidine kinase, translated as MFGSRYFNTLRNQIFIGSLIVMLLVLGSIALIVYNQISVLLRSNAESHIQQTAVQASGKLDVLLNQIENWTSQVATDATVQHDLALEAAGQHISFSQRQQLQEEVRKLEAYATSIRSIEIYTADYRRMLPLDDAALDDRVPAGWITRADAAEGRLVWFGIDPRDSASVVAIRNIRIINQSYQAAGYVVVRIDKSFFQLADNDSGKLEFLNLFDHEGKPISLAAMPGVSSDIHLRELQSSVELDGEPYITVERRSEKTGWNLVILSPANYQAEGISLLLTVMIISVIGGALLFVILSFFLSTMITQPILNMIKVMRTSKFGTLKPSKVTSATLEIQELSNTYNQMADRMNELVEVVYQKEILQSRTELKALQSQINPHFLFNTLEALYWALDEKGEEELGEVVIAMSGLFRYVISRGDDDEWVTIDDELSHVERYLTIMDIRMGDRLSWRITCAESMRSVPIPKLLIQPLVENAILHGLEQQVGAGSIEVLVAPSDRAGYIDVMIKDSGPGMSEAKLRSLYTAMEEGHSASSKGTGIGIANIYRRLKLSYNREGSGLHIASDLGKGTVVKMTIPNEPGGTFYHEKDTYRG; from the coding sequence ATGTTTGGCTCCCGTTACTTTAATACACTTCGCAACCAAATCTTTATCGGCTCTTTGATCGTTATGCTGCTCGTCCTAGGCTCCATCGCACTTATCGTATACAACCAAATATCTGTCCTGCTGCGGAGTAACGCGGAGAGCCATATTCAGCAAACTGCCGTCCAGGCATCCGGCAAGCTGGATGTCCTTCTGAATCAGATCGAGAACTGGACATCCCAGGTGGCAACCGATGCCACGGTCCAGCATGATCTGGCACTCGAGGCCGCAGGGCAGCACATCAGCTTCTCACAGCGGCAGCAGCTGCAGGAGGAGGTTCGCAAGCTTGAGGCGTACGCCACATCGATTCGTTCTATTGAAATATATACTGCCGATTATCGCAGAATGCTTCCTCTTGATGATGCTGCGCTTGATGATCGTGTGCCTGCAGGCTGGATCACGAGGGCAGATGCAGCTGAAGGACGCCTTGTATGGTTTGGTATTGATCCCAGGGATTCGGCAAGTGTCGTTGCCATTCGTAATATACGAATTATTAATCAGTCCTATCAGGCGGCAGGATATGTCGTTGTTCGTATTGATAAGAGCTTCTTCCAGCTTGCAGATAATGACTCCGGGAAGCTCGAATTCTTGAATTTGTTTGATCATGAAGGGAAGCCGATCTCCCTTGCAGCCATGCCAGGTGTAAGTTCGGATATCCATCTGCGGGAGCTTCAGTCCTCTGTAGAGCTGGATGGTGAGCCGTACATCACGGTGGAACGACGATCCGAGAAAACTGGCTGGAATCTCGTCATCTTGTCTCCTGCCAATTACCAGGCAGAGGGAATCAGTCTATTACTCACCGTGATGATTATTTCTGTTATTGGCGGGGCATTGCTGTTCGTCATCCTCTCCTTCTTCCTGTCGACGATGATTACACAGCCCATTCTGAATATGATTAAAGTGATGAGGACCTCTAAATTCGGCACGCTCAAACCTAGTAAGGTCACTTCCGCTACGCTGGAAATCCAAGAGCTGAGTAACACATACAATCAGATGGCGGATCGGATGAATGAGCTTGTTGAGGTCGTATATCAGAAGGAGATTCTGCAGAGCCGCACGGAGCTCAAAGCACTTCAATCCCAAATTAATCCACACTTCCTGTTTAATACACTGGAGGCACTTTACTGGGCTCTCGATGAAAAAGGGGAGGAAGAGCTTGGTGAGGTCGTCATTGCGATGTCCGGTCTGTTCCGGTATGTCATCAGCCGGGGCGATGATGACGAGTGGGTAACGATTGATGATGAGCTCAGCCATGTAGAACGTTATCTAACGATTATGGATATCCGCATGGGAGACAGACTCTCCTGGAGGATCACTTGTGCCGAGTCCATGAGATCTGTGCCGATCCCCAAGCTGCTGATCCAGCCGCTCGTGGAGAATGCCATTCTTCACGGACTTGAACAGCAGGTCGGTGCCGGAAGTATTGAAGTTCTCGTTGCACCCTCCGACCGTGCGGGTTATATCGATGTCATGATCAAGGACAGCGGCCCCGGCATGAGTGAGGCGAAGCTTCGTTCTCTGTACACAGCTATGGAGGAGGGCCATTCTGCTTCCTCTAAGGGAACGGGCATCGGTATTGCCAACATCTACAGGAGATTAAAGCTCAGCTACAACCGGGAAGGAAGCGGACTCCACATAGCCAGCGATTTAGGCAAAGGCACCGTTGTTAAGATGACGATACCCAATGAACCAGGAGGTACTTTTTATCATGAAAAAGATACTTATCGTGGATGA
- a CDS encoding ABC transporter ATP-binding protein produces the protein MHPLLEVSDIRLSFRQKKQQLHVLDHISLTVGQGEFVSIIGPSGSGKSSLFQIIGGLIQPDAGTIRLDGEVVTGTRGNISYMPQQPALLPWRTIADNIKLGSEVAPAKFRSRQGADDARSTQQWMAKAGLSGFEDMYPHKLSGGMQQRAAFLRALLSPQELMLLDEPFSALDALTRSEMQEWLLGIWEQSKRSVLFITHNIEEALLLSDRIYVFSNRPATVLHEVKVPFVRPRQEVLTEDPQFLRLKREISEWMREERRKQPVNAGSYPPNTK, from the coding sequence ATGCATCCTTTATTAGAAGTGTCAGACATCCGCTTATCATTTCGTCAGAAAAAGCAGCAGCTTCATGTCCTTGATCACATATCACTTACGGTTGGCCAGGGTGAATTCGTCTCGATTATCGGACCCTCGGGCAGCGGAAAGAGCTCTTTATTTCAAATCATTGGCGGACTTATTCAGCCTGATGCAGGAACAATCCGCTTGGACGGAGAAGTGGTAACAGGAACTCGTGGCAATATCAGCTATATGCCACAGCAGCCAGCCCTGCTCCCATGGCGGACAATCGCGGATAACATCAAGCTCGGCAGCGAGGTTGCTCCTGCTAAGTTCCGCAGCAGGCAAGGAGCAGATGATGCACGATCCACGCAGCAATGGATGGCTAAGGCTGGTCTGAGCGGCTTTGAAGATATGTATCCACACAAGCTGTCAGGCGGAATGCAGCAGCGGGCTGCCTTTTTGCGCGCACTCTTAAGTCCACAGGAGCTTATGCTGCTCGATGAGCCGTTCAGTGCGCTCGATGCACTGACGAGAAGCGAGATGCAGGAGTGGCTGCTCGGGATATGGGAGCAATCGAAGCGTTCGGTGCTATTCATTACGCATAATATTGAAGAAGCGCTTCTGCTGTCAGATCGGATCTATGTATTTTCGAATCGCCCGGCCACCGTACTCCATGAGGTGAAGGTCCCATTTGTCCGACCAAGACAGGAAGTGCTGACAGAGGACCCTCAATTTCTCCGCTTGAAGCGTGAAATATCCGAATGGATGCGGGAGGAAAGACGTAAACAGCCGGTGAATGCCGGCTCTTATCCGCCGAACACGAAGTAA
- a CDS encoding carbohydrate ABC transporter permease: MDKVMSNKKIIALYVLPALLLILTLVYIPIILTGYYGLHEWNGIGAMKFIGFDNYANLLQDKTFWDSAWHSLLLAIFSGLSLLIYLAVAMVVAGRIKGANLFRKIYLVPMLLSSVAIAQLWLRMYHPTNGVINSFLTSIGIDNPPAWLAEPSLVLIALFIPILWQYAGFYILIYYSALKNIPTSLEEVAKIDGATGIQIALRIKLPLIMEVIKVTIVLSLVGSLKYFDLIYVMTGGGPNGSSEVMASYMYSEAFKSYDFGYGSAIGFFLLIICLVVTWIIRKLTATKDTIQYS, translated from the coding sequence ATGGACAAAGTGATGTCTAACAAGAAAATCATTGCACTGTACGTGCTTCCAGCCCTGCTGCTGATCTTGACACTTGTATATATTCCAATCATCTTGACGGGCTATTATGGTCTGCATGAATGGAACGGCATTGGTGCCATGAAATTTATTGGGTTCGATAATTATGCTAATCTGCTTCAGGATAAAACGTTTTGGGACAGTGCCTGGCACTCCCTGCTGCTTGCGATCTTCTCCGGCCTGAGTCTTCTTATCTACTTGGCTGTAGCGATGGTCGTTGCAGGACGCATCAAAGGAGCCAATCTCTTCCGCAAAATTTATCTTGTGCCGATGCTCCTGTCCTCTGTTGCAATCGCACAGCTATGGCTTCGGATGTACCATCCAACAAACGGTGTCATTAACAGCTTCTTAACCTCTATAGGCATTGATAACCCTCCTGCATGGCTGGCGGAGCCTTCACTAGTGCTGATTGCGCTCTTCATTCCGATTCTGTGGCAGTATGCAGGTTTCTATATTTTGATCTACTACTCTGCACTGAAGAATATCCCTACTTCACTTGAAGAAGTTGCCAAGATTGACGGTGCTACCGGAATTCAGATTGCGCTGAGAATCAAGCTTCCGCTCATTATGGAAGTGATCAAGGTTACCATCGTGCTTTCTCTTGTCGGTTCCCTTAAATATTTCGACTTGATCTACGTCATGACAGGCGGCGGACCCAATGGCTCTAGTGAAGTTATGGCCTCCTATATGTACAGTGAGGCGTTCAAATCCTACGACTTCGGCTACGGCAGTGCCATCGGCTTCTTCCTGCTCATTATCTGTCTTGTCGTGACCTGGATCATTCGTAAGCTGACAGCGACGAAAGATACGATTCAATACTCATAA